The Thermodesulfobacteriota bacterium genome includes a region encoding these proteins:
- a CDS encoding Ppx/GppA family phosphatase encodes MTPSTRNASSLAAAVDVGANSIRLLVAGFAGGQLRVAAKKRYTPRLGRGVAATGVLAPEAMTEALAVLDRCRATLDGLGVERVRACGTSALRAAANRDRFLQAAAGRGWPVEVVSGEEEAALALAGALVGLPSLADLPVLVVDVGGGSTELAFRPHAGGGGQPVSLSLPLGALSLTEAFADPSAPGGLDGARMNRHLHSQLSPLMAQVLTAGQPAALVATGGTACALAALDRNLLYYDGRAIQGHALSREALDRLTTRLAALVVDDRLALPGLAARQGDILLAGTAILQDLLALVGLSALLVSDSGFLEGILLSCLGAGSEP; translated from the coding sequence ATGACCCCTTCAACTCGAAACGCCTCGTCCCTGGCGGCGGCGGTGGATGTGGGCGCCAACAGCATCCGCCTCCTGGTGGCTGGCTTTGCCGGCGGCCAGCTGCGGGTTGCGGCCAAGAAGCGCTACACCCCGCGGCTGGGCCGTGGGGTTGCCGCAACCGGCGTCTTGGCCCCCGAGGCCATGACCGAGGCCCTGGCAGTTCTGGACCGGTGCCGAGCCACCCTGGATGGTCTGGGGGTGGAGCGGGTGCGGGCCTGCGGCACGTCGGCTTTGCGGGCGGCGGCCAACCGGGACCGGTTTCTCCAGGCGGCCGCCGGCCGTGGCTGGCCGGTGGAGGTGGTGAGCGGCGAGGAGGAGGCGGCTTTGGCCTTGGCGGGCGCCCTGGTCGGCCTGCCGAGCCTGGCGGACTTGCCGGTTCTGGTGGTGGATGTGGGCGGTGGCTCCACGGAGCTGGCCTTCCGCCCGCATGCCGGCGGCGGTGGGCAGCCCGTCAGCCTGAGCCTGCCTCTGGGCGCCCTTTCTCTCACCGAGGCCTTTGCTGATCCGTCGGCGCCGGGCGGTCTGGACGGGGCGCGGATGAACCGCCACCTGCACAGCCAGCTGTCCCCACTGATGGCGCAGGTCCTGACGGCTGGCCAGCCGGCCGCCCTGGTGGCGACCGGCGGCACGGCCTGCGCCCTTGCTGCCCTGGATCGGAACCTGCTATATTATGACGGCCGTGCCATCCAGGGCCACGCGCTGAGCCGCGAGGCTTTGGACCGTTTGACCACACGCCTGGCCGCCCTGGTCGTGGACGATCGTCTCGCCCTGCCGGGCCTGGCGGCCCGCCAGGGCGATATCCTTTTGGCCGGCACCGCCATCTTGCAGGATCTTCTGGCCCTCGTGGGGCTTTCCGCCCTCCTGGTGAGCGATAGCGGTTTTCTGGAGGGCATCCTCCTGAGCTGCCTGGGGGCCGGGTCCGAGCCCTGA
- a CDS encoding 30S ribosomal protein S1: MNPTDRTNEPFADDMAEDMDSFAAMIDEGPKPCREGDVVRGIVVRIDKDAVIVDVGDKSEGIIPLNEFMDEKNELAVAVNQEFDVYVEKREGDGGLRLSRQKAEGIKVWEEIARIQAADGTINGRIDHRVKGGLQVDIGVPAFLPYSQIDLRPVKDLDGLLGQTFAFKILKFNRKRNNVVISRRAILEAERETARQKLRETLAEGAILPGTVTNITDYGLFIDLGGLDGLCHITDLSWGRVSHPSKLYKVGDAVEVKVIKYDRETEKVSLGIKQLKPDPWSMVADRFSVGARVNGRVVSIADYGAFVELEEGVEGLIHVSEMSWTKKVRHPSKIVSVGDTVEVVILNVDVEAKRISLGMKQLQPNPWDLVAENYPVGSIIEGKIKNITDFGIFIGIEEGIDGLIHVSDISWTQRVKHPGEIYSKGQTIQAVVLKIDRENERFSLGVKQLEPDPWDRVASTYRVGSRVDGKITNVTDFGVFVELENGIEGMVHVSELSREKIKTPVGLYNVGDTLSARVINVSAKDRKIGLSVKALDDDSHQSSYEEFVKKSSSAPSTIGDLLKEEMESRAEEKYQG, encoded by the coding sequence ATGAATCCGACGGACAGAACCAACGAGCCCTTTGCCGACGACATGGCCGAGGATATGGACAGCTTTGCCGCGATGATCGATGAGGGACCGAAGCCATGTCGGGAAGGCGACGTGGTGCGGGGCATCGTGGTACGGATCGACAAGGACGCCGTCATCGTGGACGTGGGCGACAAGTCGGAGGGGATTATCCCTTTGAACGAGTTCATGGACGAGAAGAACGAGCTGGCGGTCGCTGTCAACCAGGAGTTCGACGTCTATGTGGAGAAGCGGGAAGGAGACGGTGGCCTCCGTCTTTCCCGGCAGAAGGCGGAGGGGATCAAGGTCTGGGAGGAGATCGCCCGCATCCAGGCTGCCGACGGCACCATCAATGGCCGCATCGACCACCGGGTCAAGGGCGGCCTCCAGGTGGACATCGGGGTGCCGGCCTTTCTGCCCTATTCCCAGATTGACCTGCGGCCGGTCAAGGACCTGGACGGCCTCTTGGGGCAGACCTTTGCCTTCAAGATCCTCAAGTTCAACCGCAAGCGCAACAACGTGGTCATCTCCCGCCGGGCGATCCTGGAGGCGGAGCGGGAAACGGCGCGCCAGAAGCTGCGGGAAACCCTGGCCGAGGGAGCCATTCTGCCTGGCACGGTCACCAACATCACCGACTACGGCCTGTTCATTGATCTGGGCGGTCTCGATGGCCTGTGCCACATCACCGATTTGTCCTGGGGCCGGGTGTCCCATCCCTCCAAGCTCTACAAGGTGGGGGATGCGGTGGAGGTCAAGGTCATCAAATACGACCGCGAAACCGAGAAGGTGTCCCTGGGGATCAAGCAGCTCAAGCCGGATCCCTGGAGCATGGTGGCGGATCGGTTCTCGGTGGGGGCACGGGTGAACGGCCGAGTGGTGAGCATCGCCGACTACGGCGCCTTCGTGGAGCTGGAGGAGGGGGTCGAAGGCCTCATCCACGTCTCGGAGATGTCCTGGACCAAGAAGGTTCGACATCCCTCCAAGATCGTCTCGGTGGGTGATACCGTAGAGGTGGTCATCCTCAACGTGGATGTGGAGGCGAAGAGGATCTCTCTCGGCATGAAGCAGCTCCAGCCCAACCCGTGGGATCTGGTGGCCGAGAACTACCCGGTGGGGTCGATCATCGAGGGCAAGATCAAGAATATCACCGACTTCGGCATCTTCATCGGCATCGAGGAAGGGATCGACGGCCTCATCCACGTCTCGGACATCTCCTGGACCCAGCGGGTCAAGCACCCGGGGGAGATCTACTCCAAAGGCCAGACCATCCAGGCGGTGGTGCTCAAGATCGACCGGGAGAACGAGCGGTTCTCCCTGGGGGTCAAGCAGCTGGAGCCGGATCCCTGGGACCGGGTGGCCAGCACCTACCGGGTGGGCAGCCGGGTGGACGGCAAGATCACCAACGTCACCGACTTCGGCGTCTTCGTGGAGCTGGAGAACGGTATCGAGGGCATGGTCCACGTCTCGGAGCTGAGCCGGGAGAAGATCAAGACCCCAGTGGGGCTATACAACGTCGGCGATACCCTGTCGGCGCGGGTGATCAACGTCTCGGCCAAGGACCGTAAGATTGGTCTGTCGGTCAAGGCGCTGGATGACGATTCGCACCAGAGCTCCTACGAGGAGTTTGTGAAGAAGAGCTCCTCTGCCCCCTCCACCATCGGCGATCTCCTCAAGGAGGAGATGGAAAGCCGCGCCGAGGAGAAGTACCAGGGCTAG
- the sppA gene encoding signal peptide peptidase SppA produces the protein MESTSFRNRHPILASLLLLAGIAVLGMVGLSLVVSGLFHSRPTLATVDTGIGVVELDGPILSSAAVVEDLVSFRDSPKIKGIVLRVDSPGGLVGASQEIHAEVQRCAAAKPLVVSLGSVAASGGYYAALGATEILASPGTITGSIGVIMKFPNLAELFEKIGLANQVVKSGAMKDIGAADRPLSDEERAVLQGVIDSVHRQFVLAVVEGRRLAEEEVWPLADGRIFSGEQALARGLIDRYGTFRDAVARVAELAGLDKVPELVYPERRDFSLLELVAGRQEARAWRRALVGGAAMAYEWRPGGI, from the coding sequence GTGGAGTCAACATCCTTCCGGAATCGCCACCCGATCCTCGCCAGTCTGCTGTTGCTGGCGGGGATCGCGGTGCTCGGCATGGTCGGCCTGAGCCTTGTGGTCTCGGGCCTTTTCCATTCCCGTCCCACCCTGGCCACCGTGGATACCGGTATCGGCGTCGTGGAGCTGGACGGCCCGATCCTGTCTTCGGCCGCCGTGGTGGAGGATCTGGTCAGTTTCCGTGACAGCCCCAAGATCAAGGGGATCGTGCTGCGGGTGGACAGTCCCGGCGGCCTGGTGGGGGCCTCCCAGGAGATCCACGCGGAGGTGCAGCGCTGTGCCGCTGCCAAGCCGCTGGTGGTCTCCCTGGGCTCGGTGGCGGCCTCGGGTGGCTACTACGCCGCCCTGGGGGCCACCGAGATCCTGGCCAGCCCAGGCACCATCACCGGCAGTATCGGTGTGATCATGAAGTTCCCCAACCTGGCTGAGCTGTTCGAAAAGATCGGTCTGGCCAACCAGGTGGTGAAGAGCGGCGCCATGAAGGACATCGGCGCCGCAGATCGGCCGCTTTCGGACGAGGAGCGGGCGGTGCTGCAAGGGGTCATCGACTCGGTGCACCGGCAGTTTGTGCTGGCGGTGGTCGAGGGGCGGCGGTTGGCCGAGGAAGAGGTTTGGCCCCTGGCCGACGGCCGGATCTTCTCCGGAGAGCAGGCCCTGGCCCGCGGTCTCATCGACCGTTACGGCACGTTCCGGGACGCGGTGGCCCGGGTAGCGGAGCTGGCCGGCCTGGACAAGGTGCCGGAGCTGGTCTATCCGGAACGGCGGGATTTCTCTTTGCTGGAGCTTGTGGCCGGGCGCCAGGAGGCCAGGGCCTGGCGCCGTGCCCTGGTGGGCGGGGCGGCCATGGCCTACGAGTGGCGGCCGGGCGGGATCTGA
- a CDS encoding L-threonylcarbamoyladenylate synthase — protein sequence MLVSINPDNPQPHQIRKMAQLLRDGRVICYPTDTVYGIGCDIFNKRAVERVFQIKRRAKDQPFSFMCSDLKDISQYAVVGNAAFRIMKKHLPGPYTFVLQGTRIVPKIMVTKQKTVGVRVPDNRICLDLLAAFGGPIVTTSATKIGEEPPLVEAYQVEERLGKLVDAVIDGGPVYPDPSSVISLIDDQVEVLREGKGDLTAFRL from the coding sequence ATGCTGGTCAGCATCAATCCCGACAACCCCCAGCCGCACCAGATCCGGAAGATGGCCCAGCTGCTCCGGGACGGCAGGGTGATCTGCTACCCCACCGACACGGTCTACGGCATCGGCTGCGACATCTTCAACAAACGGGCGGTGGAGCGGGTCTTTCAGATCAAGCGCCGGGCCAAGGACCAGCCCTTCAGCTTCATGTGCAGTGATCTCAAGGACATCAGCCAGTACGCGGTGGTGGGCAACGCTGCCTTCCGGATCATGAAGAAGCACCTGCCCGGGCCCTATACCTTTGTCCTCCAGGGCACCCGGATCGTGCCCAAGATCATGGTCACCAAACAGAAGACCGTGGGGGTGCGGGTACCGGACAACCGGATCTGCCTCGACCTGCTGGCCGCCTTCGGCGGCCCCATCGTCACCACCAGCGCCACCAAAATCGGCGAGGAGCCTCCGCTGGTGGAGGCTTACCAGGTGGAGGAGCGCCTGGGGAAGCTGGTGGACGCGGTCATCGACGGCGGCCCCGTCTATCCGGATCCCTCCTCGGTGATCTCCCTCATCGACGACCAGGTGGAGGTGCTCCGGGAGGGCAAGGGGGATCTGACCGCCTTCCGGCTATGA
- a CDS encoding HU family DNA-binding protein has product MLKKDLVDKVLARRPGYLKKDVAEAVEILLATMADAFQDGRRVEIRGFGSFSVRQRKARRTENPKTGKVMAIPARRNLHFTMGKSVKEDLVEDDDV; this is encoded by the coding sequence ATGCTCAAGAAAGATCTCGTGGACAAGGTGCTGGCCCGGCGGCCTGGCTACCTGAAGAAGGATGTGGCCGAGGCGGTGGAGATCCTCCTGGCCACCATGGCGGACGCCTTCCAGGACGGCCGGCGGGTGGAGATCCGCGGCTTCGGCTCCTTCTCGGTACGGCAGCGCAAGGCCCGCCGCACCGAGAACCCGAAGACCGGCAAGGTGATGGCGATCCCGGCCCGCCGCAACCTCCACTTCACGATGGGCAAGTCGGTGAAGGAGGACCTGGTCGAGGACGACGACGTCTGA
- a CDS encoding IMP dehydrogenase, translated as MPHQDIEEAYTFDDLLLLPMASEVLPAEVDLTTRFTRTLQLNTPLVAAAMDTVTEHRTAITMAREGGIGVIHKNMSEEAQAREVERVKKSESGMIVDPVTVEADQRVADV; from the coding sequence ATGCCGCATCAGGACATCGAAGAGGCTTACACCTTTGACGATCTCCTCCTCCTGCCCATGGCCTCGGAGGTGCTCCCCGCCGAGGTGGATCTGACCACCCGCTTCACCCGCACCCTCCAGCTCAACACCCCCCTGGTCGCCGCGGCCATGGATACGGTCACCGAGCATCGGACCGCCATCACCATGGCCCGGGAGGGGGGGATCGGCGTCATCCACAAGAACATGTCCGAGGAGGCTCAGGCCCGGGAGGTGGAGCGGGTCAAGAAGTCCGAGTCGGGAATGATCGTCGACCCGGTGACGGTGGAGGCGGACCAGCGTGTGGCCGATGT